A single window of Sparus aurata chromosome 12, fSpaAur1.1, whole genome shotgun sequence DNA harbors:
- the LOC115593004 gene encoding tripartite motif-containing protein 16-like, producing MLAALVEQTERQRELEGSRHNIQQRIQDREKDVEAINVSADEAVEHSEKITTEVVRLIKKRDSDVKQQVRSHQETEVSRIKELQEKLEQEITELKRKDAELKKLSHTEDHNQFLHNYPSLSSLSESTHSSSIDIRPLKYFEDVTDVVSEVRDVLQSILRDTWTDISLTETEVDVLPSQREPKTRADFLKYSCELTLDPNTVNAQLFLSEGNRKATFSQHQFYPDHPDRFNGWRQVLSRESLTGRCYWEVEWTGGVGVAVAYKNISRGGFSNECGFGYNDKSWLLYRNTDDYQFWSSYVRTSVSGPQSSRIGVYLDHSAGILSFYCVSDIMTLLHRVQTTFTQPLYAGLKLKWLKESAEFCKLK from the exons atgttagcagctttAGTGGAGCA gactgagaggcagagagagctggaggggagtcgacacaacatccagcagagaatccaggacagagagaaagatgtggaggccatcaatgtcTCTGCTGAtgaagcagtggagcacagtgagaagatcacCACCGAGGTGGTCCGTCTCATAAAGAAAAGAgactctgatgtgaagcagcaggtcagatcccatcaggaaactgaagtgagtcgaatcaaagagcttcaggagaagctggagcaggagatcactgagctgaagaggaaagacgctgagctgaagaagctctcacacacagaggatcacaaccagtttctacacaactacccctcactgtcatcactcagtgagtctacacactcatccagcatcgatatccgtcctctcaagtactttgaggatgtgacagacgttgtgtcagaggtcagagatgTTCTACAGAGCATTCTGAGAGACACATGGACAgacatctcactgacagagactgaagtggatgttttaccgTCACAACGAGAGcccaagaccagagctgacttcttaaaatattcatgtgaactcacactggatccaaacacggTAAACGcacagctgtttttatctgaggggaacagaaaagcgaCATTCAGTCAACATCAGTTTTATCCtgatcacccagacagattcaatGGGTGGCggcaggtcctgagtagagagagtctgactggacgttgttactgggaggtggagtggacagGAGGAGTTggtgtagcagtcgcatacaagaatatcagcagaggaGGCTTCTCGAATGAATGTGGATTTGGATACAATGATAAATCCTGGTTGTTATATCGTAACACTGATGATTATCAGTTTTGGTCAAGTTATGTCAGAACTTCTGTCTCAGGTCCTCAGTCCTCCAGaattggagtgtacctggatcacagtgcaggtattctgtccttctactgCGTCTCTGACatcatgactctcctccacagagtccagaccacattcactcagcctctctatgctggacttaAGTTAAAATGGTTAAAAGAATCCGCTGAGTTTTGTAAACTCAAATAG